The genomic stretch TACAAGCAGTTTATGGCTATTCTTTAAAACATTACGCGTACTTTAAGGAGTTATATCCTGATTTGAATTTTGAAATGGGCATGTTTGGCGAAAATTTAACCGTAGATGATTTAGATGAAACAAAAATACATCAAGGAGATACTTTTAAAGTTGGCGAAACTGTTTTAGAGGCTACTGTTCAAAGAAATCCTTGTATGAAATTAGGAGTTCGTTTTAACGATATGCAAATTGTAAAACAATTTTGGAACACAACCTATTGCGGTATTTATTTTAAAGTACTTAAAACAGGGTTAGTTAAAGCGGGTGATATTTTCGAAAAAATAAAGTCGTGTCCAGAAAACCCTACAATTGCAGACTTATATATAGCAAAAAGAGCAGCAAAAGGCATTTAAAACTTACAAAGTTTCTTCCTTCTTATGAAGAAATCTTGTTAATTTCATAGAAAGATCTAATAAAATGATTTTAGCATTTCCGTTTCTTTCGATATGATACATTGCATCATTTAGTTCTTTTTCAATCTCTAAAATATTACCGGCGTGCACAAAAGGGGCAAATTTAGAAAGATCAAAACCTGTTTTAGTTTCCATAAAAACCAAATTATCACTTTTGTAATTAAGTAGCAAAGCTTGTCTAAAAAACTGTAAACAATACTCTAAAAATCGTTTTTGAGTTTCTCTACCTGTTTTAGCAATAGTTTCAGACCATTCTATTAATTGCTGTACAACCGCAGCGTTTCCTTTGGCTCTAAATGCAGTACGAATCCAAGCAACAAACCATTCTTCGAATACCATGTCAGAAGAATCATTATGTAATAGATGCACAGCTTTATTATAATTTCCTTCTGCTTGATGTGCTATTTTAGCGGCTTCATTTTCAGAGCAATTTTCTCTTTCAATCAAAGCATTTGCAATATCACTTTCACTTAAAGCAGGAAAATGCAAGGCCTGACATCTAGATTTTATGGTGTTTATTATCTGTTCTTCACTTTCTGTAATTAGTAAAAAAACAGTTTTATTTGGTGGCTCTTCTATTAACTTTAAAAGTTTATTTGATGCTGCAATATTCATTTTTTCTGCCATCCAAATAATCATCACTTTAAAACCACCTTCGTAAGATTTTAACTGTAATTTTTTTACAACAGCTTCTGCTTCATCAACACCAATATTACCTTGTTTATTTTCTACACCAATAAATTGTAACCAATTAAAGAGACTTCCGTAGGGATGATTTTTTGTAAAATCTCGCCAATCTTCCAGAAATAAATTACTAACAGCATGTTTTTTTACAGTGTTATTTGTGGTTACCGGAAAAGCAAAATGTAAATCTGGGTGTTGTAGTTTTTCGCATTTAATATTACAAGCTTCTACATTATCAGAAAAATTACATAATAAATATTGCGCATAGGCAATAGCCATTGGTAAAGTACCGCTACCTTCTTTTCCTACAAACAATTGAGCATGTGGTATTCTACCATTTTTTGCAGAAACTTGCAAATGGTTTTTTATGTGATCTTGACCTATAACTTGGTTAAAAAGCATAAGCAAATATAAGTGTTTCTTGAATTTTTAATTAGAAATTTTTGTATTTTTAATGATTACAATAATCAAAAATAAAGTATGAAAAAGTTTTTACAAATAACAAATGGTATTGCCTTTGTAGCCATGGTGTTTATAAATTATTTATCAAATACAGGTGCCATGAATAACACTACAATAGGTAGTGTGTCTAAAAATTTAAACACTTTATTTACACCTGCTGGTTATGCTTTTTCTATTTGGGGAATTATATATTTGCTATTATTTGGTTTTGTAATCTATCAAGGTAGAAGTCTTTTTGTTAATGTAAAAGACAACAATTTTGTAGACAAAATAGGCTTCTGGTTTTTAATTTCTTGTTTAGCAAACATGTCTTGGGTTTTCTGTTGGATTTATGAGTTTACTGGTTTGTCTTGTATTTGCATTTTTATTTTGCTCTTTTCTATCTTAAAAATTGTTGTAAACAATAAAATGGAAATTTGGGATGCTCCTTTATCAATTATATTTTTTCTTTGGTGGCCTTTTGTAATATACGCTGGTTGGGTAACGGTTGCAAGTATTGCAAACGTATCATCGTATTTAGTGAAAATAAATTGGTCTGGTTTTGGAATTTCTCCTGTAATCTGGACGATTATTCTAATAATTATTGCGACAACAATTAACTTAATAGTTACATGGTCTAGAAACTTAAGAGAGTTTGCTTTAGTTGGTGCTTGGGCTTTAATAGCAATTGGGGTTGCCAATAAAAACAATACTATAGAAAAAATTGCTTTTGTAGCAGCAACTATATTAATTTTAAGCAGCACATTGCACGCATATCAAAATAGAGCAACTAGCCCTGTTAATAAACTTAAAAACAAGTTTAAATCTTAAAATTGGTGTAGCGTATAATCTACGCAAACGATATCTTAATTTTTCAGTAATCAATTTCTATAAACCTAAAGATTTAGGTATTTTTGTTAAAAACAAACAATAATGAAAACACTAAAAGATTTTAATTTCGAAAATAAAAAAGCAATTATTCGTGTAGATTTTAATGTTCCTTTAAATGATAAATTTGAAGTTACAGACACTACAAGAATTCAAGCAGCTAAATCTACAATTATAGATATTTTAGAACAAGGAGGAAGTTGTGTTTTAATGTCTCATTTAGGAAGGCCAAAAGGATTTCAAGAAGAATTTTCTTTAAAACATATTGTTAAATCTGTAGTAGATATTATAGGTTGTAATGTAAAGTTTGTAGAAGATTGTATTGGTGATAAAGTAAAAGAAGCAGTTGCAAACTTAGAATCTGGTGAAATTTTATTATTAGAAAATTTACGTTTTTACGAAGAAGAGAAAAAAGGAGATGTTGCTTTTGCAGAAAAACTATCTAAGTTTGGTGATATTTATGTAAATGATGCTTTTGGTACTGCACATAGAGCGCATGCATCAACAACAATTATTGCACAATTCTTTGAAGAAAATAAATGCTTCGGAAATTTATTAGCAAGAGAAATCGAAAGTATAGATAAAGTATTAAACAATTCAGAAAAACCTGTTTTGGCAATTTTAGGAGGCGCAAAAGTTTCATCTAAAATTACAGTAATAGAAAACATTTTAGACAAAGTAGATCACTTAATAATTGGTGGTGGTATGAGTTTTACATTTATCAAAGCACAAGGTGGCACAGTTGGTGACTCTATTTGTGAAGATGATAAAATGGATTTAGCTTTAGATATTTTAAAGCAAGCAAAAGAAAAAGGTGTAGAAGTACATATACCTGTAGATGTAATTGCTGCGGATGATTTTAATAACGCTGCAAATACTAAAGTTTTAGATATTACTCAAATTCCTGATGGTTGGCAAGGTTTAGATGCAGGACCAAAATCTAGAGAAAATTTTGATGCTGTTGTAAACAAATGTAAAACCATTTTATGGAACGGGCCGTTAGGTGTTTTTGAAATGGAAACATTTTCTGAAGGAACAATTGCCTTAGGACATTCTATTGATAATGCAACTAAAAACGGAGCTTTCTCTTTAGTAGGTGGAGGAGATTCTGTAGCTGCAGTTAAGCAATTTGGTTTTGCAGAAAAAGTAAGTTACGTGTCTACAGGTGGTGGCGCAATGCTAGAAATGTTAGAAGGAAAAACATTACCGGGTATAGAAGCTATTTTAAAATAAGAAACTAATATATTTTATTGATAAGCGTATAATTTTTAAAATTATACGCTTATTGTTTTTTTATAGATTAAGCTTTAAATTCGTGCATAATTTATTGTTTTAAAACATTTAATTTAAAATTTACAATTCATACAAATGAAGTATACAAAACTAGGTAATACATCGATAAAAGTTTCTAAAATCTGTTTAGGAACCATGACTTGGGGAAAACAAAACACACAAGAAGAGGCATTTGAACAAATGGATTATGCTTTAGAAAAAGGTGTAAACTTTTTTGATACTGCAGAGTTGTATCCTGTACCAGCAACGCCAGAAACTTATGCAGAAACCGAAAGAATTATTGGTAATTGGTTTCAAAAAACAGGCAATAGAGAAAAAGTAGTTTTGGCAAGTAAAATTGCTGGTGGTGGCGATTATACAAAACATATTA from Polaribacter marinaquae encodes the following:
- a CDS encoding phosphoglycerate kinase; translated protein: MKTLKDFNFENKKAIIRVDFNVPLNDKFEVTDTTRIQAAKSTIIDILEQGGSCVLMSHLGRPKGFQEEFSLKHIVKSVVDIIGCNVKFVEDCIGDKVKEAVANLESGEILLLENLRFYEEEKKGDVAFAEKLSKFGDIYVNDAFGTAHRAHASTTIIAQFFEENKCFGNLLAREIESIDKVLNNSEKPVLAILGGAKVSSKITVIENILDKVDHLIIGGGMSFTFIKAQGGTVGDSICEDDKMDLALDILKQAKEKGVEVHIPVDVIAADDFNNAANTKVLDITQIPDGWQGLDAGPKSRENFDAVVNKCKTILWNGPLGVFEMETFSEGTIALGHSIDNATKNGAFSLVGGGDSVAAVKQFGFAEKVSYVSTGGGAMLEMLEGKTLPGIEAILK
- a CDS encoding MOSC domain-containing protein; translated protein: MKIVTTNIGEKKEVNWKGKNVTTGIFKYAVDKPIFLDIEEVKEDAICDREHHGGVLQAVYGYSLKHYAYFKELYPDLNFEMGMFGENLTVDDLDETKIHQGDTFKVGETVLEATVQRNPCMKLGVRFNDMQIVKQFWNTTYCGIYFKVLKTGLVKAGDIFEKIKSCPENPTIADLYIAKRAAKGI
- a CDS encoding tryptophan-rich sensory protein, with the protein product MKKFLQITNGIAFVAMVFINYLSNTGAMNNTTIGSVSKNLNTLFTPAGYAFSIWGIIYLLLFGFVIYQGRSLFVNVKDNNFVDKIGFWFLISCLANMSWVFCWIYEFTGLSCICIFILLFSILKIVVNNKMEIWDAPLSIIFFLWWPFVIYAGWVTVASIANVSSYLVKINWSGFGISPVIWTIILIIIATTINLIVTWSRNLREFALVGAWALIAIGVANKNNTIEKIAFVAATILILSSTLHAYQNRATSPVNKLKNKFKS
- a CDS encoding ATP-binding protein, whose product is MLFNQVIGQDHIKNHLQVSAKNGRIPHAQLFVGKEGSGTLPMAIAYAQYLLCNFSDNVEACNIKCEKLQHPDLHFAFPVTTNNTVKKHAVSNLFLEDWRDFTKNHPYGSLFNWLQFIGVENKQGNIGVDEAEAVVKKLQLKSYEGGFKVMIIWMAEKMNIAASNKLLKLIEEPPNKTVFLLITESEEQIINTIKSRCQALHFPALSESDIANALIERENCSENEAAKIAHQAEGNYNKAVHLLHNDSSDMVFEEWFVAWIRTAFRAKGNAAVVQQLIEWSETIAKTGRETQKRFLEYCLQFFRQALLLNYKSDNLVFMETKTGFDLSKFAPFVHAGNILEIEKELNDAMYHIERNGNAKIILLDLSMKLTRFLHKKEETL